The Marinobacter sp. ANT_B65 genome has a segment encoding these proteins:
- a CDS encoding UvrD-helicase domain-containing protein translates to MSHSAILPPQKLTLIKAGAGAGKTYTIQNTLAEWVKQGRVKADRILAVTFTTDAASEMSTRIRLALLKEGLMNDARLLRKSTISTIHAFGFEILKTFAYEAGNSPTPRQLTEQEQDFLLREALDKAKSIQPLLEDLQHFGYTGGYAGDEYQEGVDQLTSTILSVIGKLRSLGKGFATSPGERQALLSQAKAVVTKVYGHVQSDGVALTDDLWRAIEAVKAEYPDQTELEQKGEWGNNEQTREFVVDIYAATQEQLKRDWKLWANLQYTDKLKKIHEKHPRADLADAIWNAAEKLSVHPGPLNDALQHMECLIEGALEVLTEYQQTKEQAGLVDYSDMVHLANDMLASNPTWLDEIASGYDCLIIDEFQDTNPLQFALLRRFQNSSKHTFIVGDLKQSIMGFQGSDSRLFATLLDDSEQQPDVVKELDSNWRSTSELMDFINDMGETLYAAKYKKLTPKAGYQSDLPAVHALRFNKDSWSRDASSRSSKLGFTSEGNTALANHIADLLCSGKEITDRHTKTKRAIRGADIAVLARGHNRLRKFAGALRRAGIEVQIQQPGFLDCVAVRWVLNALQGLNNSRDQYAWLDLLTSPLIKGQNTDRLQALLTGYRGKFRFENELTEQLTPLRKFLRTQPFKKQLLTIIEEAQLFESLSSKPQGPQYRANLIKLIGLAEEFEALQPETLNAMGIAGKNVATFQVWLNQSKDGIDDQPGADRQAENAVVLKTWHSSKGLEWPVVMVLDAEKAFEPRFPNISMAYPSGGIDTMLEQSFVQILPQFNNKETKERCLELLAEDETETAKNLYYVALTRAREQIILPCWEGYADGSMLTYIEPLLGARAEQGDSTLYEERTVISSDADLHEGAGKTVERTGLRIAQKEQPAKLLHTISPSLSKDEEEPQLPETQTTAYSPGLNLDAFSGVPANELGTWVHRLYQVYLTEPGLISKAMAMHPCHLADEGQKDALILHFEAFKTHMNQLMDGVVQWRNEVPALGVNQQGQVCSGVIDLIVDGENESWLVDHKTDRSSKNTSYWHQLRYYSVVSGIERMAINWAAQNEFEISHL, encoded by the coding sequence ATGAGTCATTCAGCGATTCTCCCCCCGCAAAAACTCACATTGATTAAAGCCGGTGCGGGTGCCGGAAAAACCTACACTATTCAGAACACGCTTGCTGAGTGGGTGAAGCAGGGCCGAGTGAAAGCCGACCGAATACTTGCAGTAACCTTCACCACCGATGCAGCCAGCGAAATGAGCACGAGGATTCGTTTGGCCCTTTTAAAAGAAGGGCTGATGAATGACGCACGGTTGCTGCGAAAATCGACCATCTCGACGATTCACGCTTTTGGCTTTGAGATTCTGAAAACCTTCGCTTACGAAGCTGGCAATTCCCCTACACCTAGACAGCTAACCGAACAGGAACAAGATTTCCTACTAAGGGAGGCCCTAGATAAAGCCAAGTCCATCCAGCCCCTGCTCGAAGATTTGCAGCATTTTGGGTATACCGGTGGTTACGCTGGGGATGAGTACCAAGAGGGTGTCGATCAGCTTACTAGCACCATTTTAAGCGTTATCGGCAAACTCCGTTCCCTTGGTAAAGGCTTTGCTACGTCTCCTGGGGAGCGGCAAGCACTGCTCAGCCAGGCGAAAGCGGTTGTTACCAAGGTATATGGTCACGTTCAGAGTGACGGGGTCGCACTAACCGACGACTTGTGGCGTGCAATAGAGGCCGTTAAAGCCGAATATCCAGATCAGACGGAGCTGGAACAAAAGGGTGAGTGGGGCAACAACGAGCAAACAAGAGAGTTCGTAGTAGATATCTATGCCGCTACTCAAGAGCAACTAAAACGCGATTGGAAGCTGTGGGCAAATCTTCAATACACCGATAAGCTCAAAAAAATTCACGAGAAACACCCCCGCGCAGACTTGGCGGATGCTATTTGGAATGCTGCCGAAAAGCTCAGCGTGCATCCAGGCCCATTGAACGATGCTTTGCAACACATGGAGTGCCTGATAGAGGGCGCACTGGAAGTTTTGACAGAGTATCAGCAGACAAAGGAACAGGCGGGCCTGGTGGATTATAGCGACATGGTGCACCTCGCCAACGATATGCTGGCCAGCAACCCGACATGGCTGGATGAAATTGCCAGCGGATACGACTGCCTGATAATCGACGAATTCCAGGACACTAACCCACTGCAGTTCGCTCTACTGCGCCGTTTTCAAAACAGCAGCAAACACACGTTCATAGTGGGTGACCTGAAGCAATCAATCATGGGTTTTCAAGGCTCGGATAGCCGCTTGTTTGCCACATTACTGGATGACAGCGAGCAGCAGCCTGACGTGGTCAAAGAACTGGATAGCAACTGGCGTAGCACGTCGGAGTTGATGGACTTCATTAACGACATGGGCGAGACGCTTTACGCAGCTAAGTATAAGAAATTGACACCCAAAGCCGGTTATCAATCTGACCTGCCTGCGGTACACGCGCTACGATTTAATAAAGACAGCTGGAGCCGGGATGCCAGCTCCAGAAGCTCCAAGCTCGGCTTCACAAGCGAGGGTAATACGGCGCTGGCTAATCACATTGCAGATCTGCTTTGCAGTGGTAAGGAAATCACCGACCGGCACACCAAAACCAAACGAGCGATTCGCGGTGCGGATATTGCCGTATTGGCAAGAGGGCACAATCGACTTCGAAAGTTTGCGGGTGCGCTACGCAGAGCAGGAATAGAGGTTCAAATCCAGCAACCGGGTTTTCTAGACTGCGTTGCGGTGCGGTGGGTTCTGAATGCCCTGCAAGGATTGAACAACAGCCGAGACCAATACGCCTGGTTGGATTTACTAACCTCGCCCTTGATCAAAGGACAAAACACCGATCGATTGCAGGCACTGCTGACCGGCTATCGTGGAAAGTTCAGATTTGAAAACGAATTAACCGAACAACTTACACCGCTGCGTAAATTTCTACGGACTCAGCCGTTTAAAAAACAGCTGTTAACCATCATCGAAGAAGCTCAGCTTTTTGAGAGCTTGAGTAGCAAACCCCAAGGGCCACAGTACCGCGCGAATCTGATCAAGCTGATCGGCTTGGCAGAAGAGTTCGAGGCGTTGCAGCCAGAAACTCTTAACGCCATGGGCATTGCGGGCAAGAACGTCGCAACCTTCCAGGTTTGGCTGAACCAGAGCAAAGACGGCATCGATGACCAGCCAGGGGCAGACCGGCAGGCAGAAAACGCCGTTGTGCTGAAAACCTGGCACTCCTCCAAAGGCTTGGAGTGGCCGGTGGTTATGGTACTGGATGCTGAAAAGGCGTTCGAACCTCGCTTCCCCAATATCAGTATGGCCTATCCCAGTGGTGGCATCGACACCATGCTAGAGCAAAGCTTTGTGCAGATACTGCCCCAGTTCAACAATAAAGAAACCAAAGAGCGTTGTTTGGAATTGTTAGCAGAGGATGAAACGGAGACAGCCAAAAACCTGTACTACGTAGCCTTAACGAGGGCGCGCGAGCAGATTATCCTGCCTTGCTGGGAAGGTTATGCCGATGGCTCCATGCTCACTTATATTGAGCCGTTGTTAGGTGCAAGGGCGGAGCAGGGTGATAGTACGTTGTATGAAGAAAGGACGGTGATTTCCTCAGATGCCGACCTGCATGAGGGGGCAGGGAAAACAGTAGAGCGGACTGGGCTTCGGATTGCCCAGAAAGAGCAACCAGCGAAGCTCCTGCACACCATTAGTCCTTCACTGAGTAAAGACGAGGAAGAACCGCAGCTGCCTGAGACGCAAACCACTGCATACAGCCCAGGGCTTAATCTAGATGCGTTCAGTGGGGTGCCAGCCAATGAACTTGGCACTTGGGTGCATCGTTTGTACCAGGTTTATCTAACGGAGCCCGGGTTGATTAGCAAGGCCATGGCTATGCACCCCTGCCATCTCGCGGATGAGGGTCAAAAAGATGCTTTGATACTGCATTTTGAGGCATTCAAAACCCACATGAATCAACTCATGGATGGTGTGGTGCAGTGGCGTAACGAAGTCCCTGCTCTGGGGGTGAACCAACAGGGGCAAGTTTGTAGTGGGGTAATAGACTTGATTGTGGATGGAGAAAATGAAAGTTGGCTGGTGGACCATAAAACGGATAGAAGTTCCAAAAACACAAGCTATTGGCACCAGTTGCGTTATTACAGTGTTGTTTCAGGTATAGAAAGAATGGCCATAAATTGGGCAGCACAGAATGAATTCGAGATAAGCCATTTATGA
- a CDS encoding PD-(D/E)XK nuclease family protein, which yields MDFILVTDALTASEVRYALAQHNTMGARVGSFSVLLEALAELWLIEPSELDWDVALQEQALAMQSAFWAQSIQVDEPATVAELKASLRFLLNYLPLGIQSAKILEPANRHERYYNDLVCLLKNIGERPAQDELAEQWVIEHEGLCIEPLYVYQPLNIECLYPWQQQVLDILAEKGWLAPEPEKYSFIQQPTPASESAPVQQFAQTLFCPAVDIISRDNLYWLTCRDQVQEVEAVTSLIQSTLENGTAPECIAITVPRGGAYEAWLVKHFEHAGIIASNLRSDSVVFDWQAALIHDLLTRVAQPDIPMAMMSVLINPLMPWSASIGHKLAEQLGEGRQLDPGVELSAEGQTMLGLLRGLPEQTPAAIMTWLSAAAEQCGATRIKGLGKQRLKKLVENTHRLLALYENLSFEEQLKRVVRQTPVATLESQDDRARYLHGINIIQEGEPLPFQVDELFVIGFNQGHYSYQPEHTGPIHRDAWDQLASEVGLAIPVAEASLQQWQKEFTELLGRVDSRITFIRAINDYQGKNLEPSETLLDMALCFQPLAELDPEQLERPVMQSSHPLLRTISSKLDEQDIPKLEDLQLDQALLHAVRHQQDGTIKPESPSSLEKLMQSPLAWLLYRLGIKPRVWEPQTPKISVQGTVAHKVFELFSAKQGEPWNEALFDELFSESIEQEASFLDSPHWRLKRTQLRNKVYNALDSFCGWCEQEKWGISDTELELQGELWGTPLRGFVDAVLTKGSQTLIVDYKTSKHKQRLKQLEAGYDLQTLIYRELYQQKNAGSQVMSGYYTLNDTTLLADRPLSASDRLSVVQPSLSLDEQSANAVELVEQRLSELESGTIKLNQTSDDKTWDKRGIKAYALTDDPVVTRFTRDGEEEAV from the coding sequence ATGGACTTCATCCTCGTCACGGATGCATTAACTGCCAGCGAAGTTCGCTATGCACTCGCCCAGCACAACACCATGGGGGCGAGGGTCGGCAGCTTTTCTGTATTACTCGAAGCGTTGGCCGAGCTATGGCTTATTGAACCATCGGAGTTGGACTGGGATGTTGCGCTCCAAGAGCAGGCGCTAGCCATGCAGAGTGCTTTTTGGGCTCAAAGCATTCAGGTAGATGAGCCAGCAACCGTTGCGGAGTTAAAGGCCAGCCTGCGGTTTTTGCTCAACTATTTGCCTCTTGGTATTCAGTCAGCAAAAATCTTGGAGCCGGCTAACCGGCACGAGCGCTATTACAATGACCTAGTGTGTCTGCTGAAGAACATTGGGGAGCGCCCAGCGCAAGATGAGTTGGCGGAACAGTGGGTGATAGAGCACGAAGGGTTGTGTATTGAGCCGCTGTACGTCTATCAACCGCTAAACATCGAGTGCCTATATCCCTGGCAACAACAGGTTCTGGATATCCTAGCGGAAAAGGGCTGGTTAGCACCGGAGCCAGAAAAGTACAGCTTCATTCAACAGCCGACTCCAGCAAGCGAGAGTGCACCGGTCCAGCAATTTGCCCAGACTCTTTTTTGCCCCGCAGTTGACATCATTTCCCGCGATAACCTGTACTGGTTAACTTGCCGTGATCAGGTTCAAGAAGTAGAAGCGGTAACTTCTTTGATTCAAAGCACCTTAGAAAACGGCACAGCCCCAGAGTGCATCGCAATCACTGTACCCCGAGGTGGAGCCTACGAGGCTTGGCTGGTAAAACACTTTGAGCATGCAGGCATTATTGCCAGTAACCTGCGCTCTGATTCTGTTGTTTTTGACTGGCAAGCTGCATTGATTCACGACCTTTTGACCAGGGTTGCTCAGCCAGACATTCCCATGGCTATGATGAGTGTCCTGATCAACCCGCTAATGCCCTGGAGCGCCAGTATTGGCCATAAGCTGGCGGAACAGTTGGGAGAAGGGCGGCAGCTCGACCCAGGAGTAGAGTTAAGCGCCGAAGGGCAAACCATGCTTGGACTCTTGCGGGGGCTACCAGAACAGACGCCGGCTGCGATTATGACTTGGTTGAGCGCCGCCGCCGAGCAGTGCGGAGCTACACGAATAAAGGGGCTAGGCAAGCAGCGGCTAAAAAAGTTAGTAGAGAACACCCATCGGCTCTTAGCACTCTACGAGAACCTTTCCTTCGAAGAACAGCTCAAGCGTGTTGTCCGCCAAACACCAGTGGCGACCCTAGAATCACAGGATGACAGGGCTCGTTACCTACATGGGATCAATATAATCCAAGAAGGCGAACCACTGCCCTTTCAGGTGGATGAGTTGTTCGTCATTGGTTTCAATCAAGGCCATTACAGTTACCAGCCTGAGCATACCGGTCCGATCCACCGAGATGCTTGGGACCAGCTGGCAAGCGAGGTTGGTCTCGCCATTCCAGTAGCAGAAGCGAGTCTGCAGCAATGGCAGAAAGAGTTTACGGAGCTACTTGGCAGAGTCGATAGTCGCATAACATTCATTCGGGCGATAAATGACTATCAAGGCAAAAATCTGGAGCCAAGTGAAACGCTGCTAGATATGGCTCTTTGTTTTCAGCCTTTGGCAGAACTCGACCCTGAACAGCTAGAACGACCCGTCATGCAGTCTAGTCACCCATTGCTACGAACCATCTCCTCTAAGCTGGATGAGCAGGACATACCGAAGCTGGAAGATCTTCAGCTTGACCAGGCACTTTTACACGCTGTCAGGCACCAGCAGGATGGCACCATCAAGCCGGAATCCCCCAGCAGCCTTGAGAAGCTAATGCAATCACCGTTGGCATGGCTGCTGTACCGATTGGGCATCAAGCCCAGAGTGTGGGAGCCACAAACACCCAAGATCTCTGTGCAGGGGACGGTCGCTCACAAGGTGTTTGAGTTGTTCTCGGCCAAGCAAGGAGAACCCTGGAATGAGGCTCTGTTCGATGAGCTATTCAGCGAGTCAATTGAGCAAGAGGCGTCCTTTTTGGATTCACCTCATTGGCGGCTTAAGCGGACACAACTCAGAAACAAAGTTTACAACGCCTTGGATAGTTTTTGCGGCTGGTGCGAACAGGAGAAATGGGGTATTTCGGACACCGAACTAGAACTGCAAGGCGAGCTATGGGGAACACCCCTGAGAGGGTTTGTAGATGCCGTGCTCACTAAGGGCAGTCAAACGCTGATCGTAGACTACAAAACGTCAAAACATAAGCAGCGGTTGAAACAGCTTGAAGCGGGCTACGACCTGCAAACCCTTATTTATCGCGAGTTGTATCAGCAGAAGAATGCTGGCAGCCAAGTCATGAGTGGGTATTACACCCTGAATGACACCACTTTGCTTGCCGATCGACCATTAAGCGCCAGCGATCGATTGAGTGTTGTTCAGCCGAGCCTCTCTTTAGATGAGCAGTCTGCCAATGCTGTTGAGCTGGTAGAGCAAAGACTTAGTGAGCTAGAAAGTGGCACGATTAAACTCAATCAGACCTCAGATGATAAAACCTGGGATAAGCGCGGTATAAAAGCGTACGCCCTGACGGATGACCCTGTGGTGACGCGCTTCACCCGAGACGGCGAGGAGGAGGCGGTATGA
- a CDS encoding metallophosphoesterase, which translates to MYDLIGDIHGYASELKALLTKMGYQETGGVWQHPERKVIFLGDFVDRGPEQVETVLIARNMVESGNALAVMGNHEFNAVCWATPDPENPDEYLRPHTAKNQDQHQAFLDQVGEGSDQHKSMVEWFKTLPVYLELPDLRVVHACWHPKYLKSIGQFTDDQNRLLPEAWEASSREGSLAYDTIETLLKGLEIPLPPGHYFLDKENNKRTDVRTRWWQTEKLTYRDLAMVPGSEIDKIPHDPVEADILPGYDGEKPVFVGHYWLKGEPAPLSDRIACLDYSVAGGNRGGKLCAYRFDGEVSLRSQCFVWVDGMTRPT; encoded by the coding sequence ATGTACGACCTGATTGGTGATATTCACGGCTACGCCAGCGAACTGAAAGCCCTGTTGACCAAAATGGGCTACCAGGAAACCGGCGGCGTATGGCAACACCCTGAGCGCAAAGTTATCTTTCTCGGCGACTTCGTAGACCGCGGGCCAGAACAGGTCGAAACCGTTCTAATTGCTCGGAACATGGTCGAAAGCGGTAACGCCCTAGCCGTAATGGGAAATCATGAGTTCAACGCCGTTTGCTGGGCTACGCCAGATCCCGAAAATCCCGATGAATATCTACGCCCCCACACCGCCAAAAATCAGGATCAGCACCAAGCATTTCTGGATCAAGTAGGCGAGGGAAGCGATCAACACAAAAGCATGGTCGAATGGTTCAAAACTCTACCAGTATATCTCGAATTGCCCGACCTAAGAGTGGTGCACGCCTGCTGGCACCCAAAGTATTTGAAGTCCATTGGCCAGTTTACGGATGATCAGAACCGGCTGTTACCAGAAGCATGGGAAGCCAGCAGCCGAGAAGGAAGCCTAGCGTACGACACGATTGAAACACTGCTCAAGGGCCTCGAAATTCCCTTGCCACCCGGGCACTATTTTCTCGATAAAGAAAATAATAAACGTACTGACGTGCGAACCAGATGGTGGCAAACCGAAAAGTTGACTTACCGCGATCTTGCCATGGTTCCGGGATCTGAGATCGACAAAATCCCTCATGACCCTGTTGAGGCAGACATCCTTCCTGGTTATGACGGTGAAAAGCCGGTGTTTGTTGGGCATTACTGGCTTAAAGGCGAGCCGGCCCCTCTGAGTGACCGCATTGCTTGTTTGGATTACAGCGTGGCAGGGGGCAATCGCGGTGGAAAGCTTTGTGCGTATCGTTTCGATGGCGAAGTCAGTTTACGTTCACAATGCTTTGTATGGGTTGATGGAATGACACGCCCAACCTGA
- a CDS encoding helix-turn-helix transcriptional regulator gives MSSTAVRYLTMLRMVPRYPKSITSTELAQRLEEQGFRVTMRSIQRDLEKLSVDFPLLVDESARPFQWSFDREATMDIIPALDLPAALTFELAKAYLTPMLPPRALSHLQPHFDQAHRTLSRERNPLGQWPNRVRVINRGLGGRRPAIDADVLETVTEALLREYQCKLTYQARNWSEPEEITVHPFGLIFRDPNVYLIGTIEGREGIRQLVLHRASTGELVEQPVERAEDFDLDLYIHSGAMGILRSNEPVFLRLRCDKPALNHLIESPLGFDQITSDVDDSTFEISVTVGDTQDLRWWLTAQAIHCDILDPQWLRDEIEETLTTGLERARRI, from the coding sequence TTGTCCAGCACCGCAGTTCGCTACCTCACCATGCTCCGAATGGTGCCGAGGTACCCCAAATCGATCACATCCACTGAGCTTGCGCAGCGTCTGGAAGAGCAGGGTTTTAGAGTAACCATGCGTTCGATTCAGCGGGACCTGGAAAAGCTAAGTGTGGACTTCCCGTTGCTGGTCGATGAGAGCGCAAGGCCCTTCCAGTGGTCGTTCGACCGAGAGGCCACCATGGACATCATACCGGCACTGGATCTCCCGGCTGCGCTGACCTTCGAGTTAGCCAAAGCATACCTGACGCCAATGCTTCCTCCCAGAGCACTGTCCCATCTGCAGCCGCATTTCGATCAAGCCCACAGGACCTTGTCGCGAGAGCGTAATCCCTTGGGCCAATGGCCGAACCGTGTGCGCGTGATTAACCGCGGGTTAGGCGGCCGTCGCCCGGCGATTGATGCAGATGTTCTGGAGACGGTAACTGAAGCTCTGTTGCGTGAGTACCAGTGCAAACTGACCTACCAGGCGCGTAACTGGTCGGAGCCTGAAGAAATCACAGTTCATCCCTTCGGTTTGATCTTCCGGGACCCGAACGTTTACTTGATTGGAACCATTGAAGGCAGGGAAGGCATACGCCAGCTGGTATTGCACCGGGCAAGCACCGGAGAGCTGGTTGAGCAACCAGTAGAGCGCGCGGAAGACTTCGATTTGGATCTCTACATCCATTCAGGCGCTATGGGCATACTGAGATCTAATGAACCAGTATTCCTCAGGCTCCGCTGCGATAAACCGGCATTGAACCACCTGATTGAATCACCTCTGGGCTTTGATCAGATCACCAGCGATGTCGACGACAGTACCTTTGAAATATCCGTGACAGTCGGCGATACCCAGGACCTTCGCTGGTGGCTAACGGCTCAGGCGATTCATTGTGACATTCTGGACCCGCAGTGGTTACGGGATGAGATTGAGGAGACGTTAACAACGGGGTTGGAGCGCGCGAGGAGAATCTGA
- a CDS encoding peptidoglycan DD-metalloendopeptidase family protein encodes MDHLANLVKQSDSEAIEPPSQSGAPNPAQATHVVHHKVQPGDSLSSIFSEAGASQADLNRIMKADVEYLALETLRPGTELELTFDKQGEFQQLALDLDPARSLAYTRVDKDTFEYQETVQNTHWVSEVLKGSIHGSFYQSALNAGLSKTQTASVQKLLEYQINFRRELRAGDTFSVIVGHERTATESTGKTRIEAVSLERGNRTHTAFLFDDGNYYDQNGKSVLPAFRRLPTAKSFRVSSNFNPNRLHPITGRRSPHNGVDLATPIGTPVMSTGDGVVERVGNHRYAGKYVDINHGNAYKTRYLHLDKIFVRKGQQVRRGEKIANSGNTGRSTGPHLHFELHMNQKPVNPLKADIPTSADVPKTALKQFEKVAEYKLAVMRDAASRSNLILAGIDTPFD; translated from the coding sequence GTGGACCACTTGGCAAACCTCGTCAAACAGTCAGACTCCGAAGCGATAGAGCCCCCATCACAGTCAGGCGCTCCAAACCCGGCTCAGGCAACCCATGTTGTCCACCACAAGGTCCAGCCCGGAGACAGTCTCAGCAGCATTTTCAGCGAAGCCGGGGCCTCGCAGGCCGACCTGAACCGTATTATGAAGGCCGATGTGGAATATCTGGCGCTGGAAACCCTCAGGCCGGGGACAGAACTCGAGCTGACGTTCGATAAGCAGGGCGAATTCCAGCAACTTGCACTGGATCTGGATCCTGCCCGCTCTCTTGCCTACACCAGAGTGGATAAGGATACGTTTGAATACCAGGAAACCGTGCAAAATACACACTGGGTATCCGAAGTTCTGAAGGGCTCCATTCACGGCAGTTTTTACCAGTCAGCCCTGAACGCCGGGCTCTCCAAAACGCAGACTGCGTCGGTCCAGAAACTGCTCGAGTACCAGATCAACTTCAGGCGGGAACTGAGGGCTGGGGATACCTTTTCGGTTATCGTTGGCCATGAAAGGACCGCTACGGAAAGCACCGGAAAAACCCGCATCGAAGCTGTGTCGCTCGAAAGAGGCAACCGGACTCACACCGCATTCCTGTTCGACGACGGCAACTATTACGATCAGAACGGCAAAAGTGTCTTGCCCGCATTCAGGCGCCTGCCTACGGCCAAGTCCTTTCGGGTTAGCTCTAACTTCAACCCTAACCGGCTTCACCCCATTACCGGCCGAAGATCGCCCCACAATGGCGTTGATCTGGCCACACCTATCGGTACTCCAGTCATGAGTACTGGCGACGGCGTTGTCGAACGAGTAGGCAATCACCGCTATGCCGGCAAGTATGTCGACATTAATCACGGCAATGCCTACAAAACCCGCTACCTGCATCTGGATAAAATCTTTGTGCGAAAGGGACAGCAGGTCCGGCGCGGTGAAAAAATCGCAAACTCAGGTAATACCGGCCGCAGCACTGGTCCTCACCTGCACTTCGAACTCCACATGAACCAGAAGCCGGTAAACCCGTTGAAAGCCGACATCCCTACCTCTGCAGATGTCCCGAAAACAGCACTCAAGCAGTTCGAAAAAGTCGCCGAATACAAGCTCGCGGTGATGCGTGATGCTGCCAGCCGGTCGAACCTCATACTGGCAGGTATAGACACCCCATTCGATTAA
- a CDS encoding ankyrin repeat domain-containing protein produces MNKLVRCTSLSALGFALLFAGFSTYMTLNLPFDQKVDCATGEPGYGLLAPACRAYINFFSTGATQGEREQMSSNLHRLMTAYTLNSQTEIGENALNLADRFIERGADANFVDKDGATPLHTAVLHGDERLVRFLLSRGADADQSTHIQFLSATLSPLELAQTIKQKGNSEQKWGEIIRLLENQ; encoded by the coding sequence ATGAATAAACTTGTACGGTGCACTTCGTTATCCGCGCTAGGTTTTGCATTACTTTTTGCGGGCTTTTCCACTTATATGACACTCAACTTGCCATTCGATCAGAAAGTAGACTGCGCAACAGGTGAGCCAGGTTATGGACTTTTGGCGCCAGCGTGCCGCGCTTATATTAATTTTTTCTCAACAGGCGCAACACAAGGCGAACGTGAGCAAATGTCCTCAAACCTCCATCGATTGATGACCGCCTACACCCTGAATAGCCAAACTGAAATTGGAGAAAACGCCCTCAATCTCGCCGATCGCTTCATTGAGAGAGGAGCAGACGCTAACTTTGTTGATAAGGATGGGGCCACTCCTTTACATACAGCGGTATTACACGGCGACGAAAGACTTGTCCGCTTTTTGCTAAGCCGCGGAGCTGATGCCGACCAATCAACACATATACAATTTCTATCTGCAACGCTATCACCACTTGAGCTTGCCCAGACCATCAAACAGAAGGGAAACAGCGAACAAAAATGGGGTGAGATTATCAGACTGCTTGAAAACCAATAA
- a CDS encoding FadR/GntR family transcriptional regulator, with translation MKVKTEKHSLSSVVYEKILSSIIDGEYPVNQKLPTEADLCAAYNVSRPVLREALARLREDNLVTSRRGSGSFVINRPDSAVLEFARIASIADIQRCFEFRTNVESGAASLAAIRRTDEQLKRIWEKYEAINQANSKYDLATNEDFELHLAITEASSNHYYATVLKSLHKSIKEGMNITRGLSLLAPESRLRIVQDEHLAVINAIADKDQDKAAKYMRRHLENARRRMFEGVSD, from the coding sequence ATGAAAGTTAAAACTGAAAAGCATTCTTTGTCATCAGTTGTGTATGAGAAGATTTTGTCTTCCATTATAGATGGTGAGTATCCGGTCAATCAGAAGTTACCGACAGAAGCCGACTTGTGCGCAGCCTATAACGTTTCACGCCCGGTGCTCAGGGAAGCACTTGCACGCTTGCGTGAAGATAATCTTGTTACCTCTCGTCGAGGGTCGGGGAGCTTCGTAATTAATCGTCCCGACAGCGCAGTGTTAGAGTTCGCACGCATTGCCAGCATTGCAGACATACAGCGATGCTTTGAGTTTCGTACCAACGTTGAGTCTGGTGCAGCCTCCCTGGCAGCAATCAGGCGTACAGATGAGCAGCTGAAACGTATATGGGAAAAATATGAAGCAATTAACCAGGCAAATAGTAAATATGACCTGGCAACGAACGAAGATTTCGAGCTTCATCTGGCGATAACCGAGGCATCGAGCAACCACTATTACGCCACTGTACTCAAGTCGCTCCATAAAAGCATAAAGGAAGGTATGAATATAACACGGGGCCTGTCTTTGCTTGCGCCAGAGAGCCGCTTGAGAATCGTCCAGGATGAGCACTTGGCGGTTATAAATGCTATTGCTGACAAGGATCAGGATAAAGCGGCAAAGTACATGCGCAGGCACCTTGAGAATGCACGCCGGAGAATGTTTGAAGGGGTCTCAGATTGA